CCCGCATAGGCGAAGGTGGCACCCCAATCCTGCGCGAGCCCGCGCGCGTTGCGCAGCGAACAATGGTGGTCGTTCTCGCTCGCGGCGAGGAACGCGGGAAACGGCAATGCGCGGCGCGGCGCGGGGGCGAACCGAGCGAGGCGTTCGTCCACGCCGGGCCGCTCGACATCGGGCGGCGCCACCAGCAGCGCGCCGACCACCGGGTTGCCATAAGCGGGCTGCTCGTATTCCGCCCACCACGCGACCGCCTGGCAGCCGAGCGAATGCGCGACGAGGATCACCGGACGCCCGGCGCGGTGCACCGCAAGGTTGATCTTGTTGACCCAGGTGTTGCGATGCGGATCGTCCCACATTCC
This DNA window, taken from Porphyrobacter sp. ULC335, encodes the following:
- a CDS encoding RBBP9/YdeN family alpha/beta hydrolase, whose product is MAHQLELDADRLRDDPLILVIPGLNNSNENHWQSHWEAKIPDCERVDLGMWDDPHRNTWVNKINLAVHRAGRPVILVAHSLGCQAVAWWAEYEQPAYGNPVVGALLVAPPDVERPGVDERLARFAPAPRRALPFPAFLAASENDHHCSLRNARGLAQDWGATFAYAGSIGHINADSGIDDWAFGQLLLAQLLREHRTRQGTGRSEETATRRRAAARYTRLPWIQSAEDGRRASEW